From a region of the Oryza sativa Japonica Group chromosome 6, ASM3414082v1 genome:
- the LOC136351212 gene encoding O-fucosyltransferase 1-like, whose product ISAKSYLLLTSVLLFKDVDVNKLWRTAYSNGWRASSAPRTYWPPPPSESESNGYLRVRCNGGLSKQHSAICDAVVVARIMNATLVLPELATSSFWHDERNAHATVCMQGITASLHA is encoded by the exons ATTTCTGCCAAATCATATCTTCTACTGACATCAGTGCTACTATTCAAGGATGTTGATGTAAATAAGTTGTGGAGAACTGCATATTCAAATGGTTGGAGAGCATCTTCTGCACCACGTACCTATTGGCCTC CCCCACCATCTGAATCTGAGAGCAATGGGTACTTGCGTGTCCGGTGCAATGGCGGCTTGAGCAAACAGCATAGTGCA ATATGTGATGCTGTTGTTGTTGCACGAATCATGAATGCTACGCTAGTGCTGCCAGAGTTAGCCACAAGTTCATTCTGGCATGATGAGAG GAATGCGCATGCGACCGTTTGCATGCAGGGCATCACTGCATCCCTTCACGCCTGA
- the LOC136351235 gene encoding uncharacterized protein — MEEMKSLNQDAYEWLQKMPPKTWVRAYFSEFPKCDILLNNNCEVFNKYILEARELPILSMFEKIKSQLMSRHYSKQKEVAEQWHGPICPKIRKKVLKNADMANTCYVLPAGKGIFQVEDRNFKYIVDLSAKHCDYRRWDLTGIPCNHAISCLRSERISAESVLPPCYSLEAFSRAYAFNIWPCNDMTKWAQVNGPEVKPPIYEKKVGRPPKSRRKAPHEVQGKNGPKMSKHGVEMHCSYCKEPGHNKKGCPLRKAGLRPKLKTSRIPAASSTEEWHESEQEPAEVLTQSQSAYDQLLSQVPNPMVAQMFEESSQVSQMETTHGPLPDNQYIFQTSQL; from the exons ATGGAAGAAATGAAATCTCTTAATCAGGATGCATATGAGTGGCTTCAAAAGATGCCTCCTAAAACTTGGGTCAGAGCTTATTTTAGTGAATTCCCTAAGTGTGATATCTTATTGAACAATAATTGTGAAGTATTCAACAAGTACATCTTAGAAGCTAGGGAATTGCCAATCCTGAGTATGTTTGAAAAGATCAAAAGCCAACTAATGAGTAGGCATTATAGTAAGCAGAAAGAAGTGGCAGAGCAATGGCATGGGCCTATATGCCCCAAGATCAGGAAGAAAGTACTGAAAAATGCAGATATGGCAAACACATGTTATGTTTTGCCAGCCGGGAAAGGGATTTTTCAGGTGGAAGATAGGAATTTCAAGTACATTGTTGACCTTAGTGCTAAACATTGTGACTACCGGAGATGGGATCTGACAGGCATCCCTTGTAACCATGCTATCTCATGCTTAAGGAGTGAGAGAATTAGTGCTGAGTCAGTTCTTCCACCCTGCTATAGTTTAGAAGCATTCTCCAGAGCATATGCATTTAACATTTGGCCCTGCAATGATATGACTAAGTGGGCTCAGGTGAATGGGCCAGAAGTGAAGCCTCCAATATATGAGAAAAAGGTTGGCAGACCACCTAAGTCTAGGAGGAAAGCACCACATGAGGTACAGGGAAAAAATGGGCCTAAAATGTCCAAGCATGGTGTGGAGATGCACTGCTCTTACTGCAAAGAGCCTGGACATAACAAGAAAGGGTGCCCACTGAGAAAGGCTGGACTCAGACCCAAACTGAAGACAAGTAGGATCCCAGCTGCAAGTTCTACAGAAGAGTGGCATGAATCTGAGCAAGAACCAGCAGAG GTGCTGACCCAATCTCAGTCTGCATATGACCAATTACTATCACAAGTTCCTAATCCTATGGTTGCACAGATGTTTGAGGAATCATCACAAGTGAGTCAAATGGAAACTACACATGGTCCTCTCCCAGATAACCAGTACATCTTTCAAACCAGCCAGCTGTAG
- the LOC112939364 gene encoding uncharacterized protein — protein MTPDFKAYWLLPGKTLEDGLRVISTRADFEVMKSVVHKVKNFIIYFDQGDTIAGVDWDDVVANPISELPKVLSPRKMSTADRKVPNKQDDSDSDGSLEDDPDFVDSDYDISDADDDLYVDNVDVGVEDLSDCKAKFRKKAKGSQLKGKEIVVRNSDGEEVSTDDEDLQLLDLDDDGEVRLKFKAFMAEDVKNPIFKVGMVFPSVEVLRRAITEYSLKARVDIKIPRNEQKRLRAHCVEGCPWNLYASFDSRSKSMMVKTYLGEHKCQKEWVLKGVLLNGYLRSTLKLLEQMIR, from the coding sequence ATGACTCCAGATTTTAAGGCTTATTGGTTGCTCCCTGGAAAGACTCTTGAAGATGGCCTTAGGGTTATATCTACTAGGGCTGACTTTGAAGTGATGAAATCAGTTGTGCACAAGGTTAAGAATTTTATTATCTACTTTGATCAGGGTGACACAATTGCAGGTGTAGATTGGGATGATGTAGTAGCTAATCCTATTAGTGAATTGCCTAAGGTGCTTAGTCCTAGGAAGATGTCAACTGCTGATAGGAAGGTGCCAAACAAACAAGATGACAGTGACAGTGATGGTAGCTTAGAAGATGACCCAGATTTTGTGGATAGTGACTATGATATATCAGATGCAGATGATGACTTGTATGTTGACAATGTTGATGTGGGTGTTGAAGACTTATCTGACTGCAAGGCAAAGTTTCGGAAGAAAGCTAAGGGCAGTCAGTTGAAGGGGAAAGAAATAGTAGTTAGAAATTCTGATGGGGAGGAAGTTTCCACTGATGATGAAGATTTGCAGCTCCTAGATTTAGATGATGATGGTGAAGTGAGATTAAAGTTTAAGGCTTTCATGGCAGAGGATGTTAAGAACCCAATTTTTAAGGTTGGCATGGTGTTTCCTTCAGTAGAAGTACTTAGAAGGGCCATAACAGAGTACAGTTTGAAGGCTAGAGTGGACATCAAGATACCTAGGAATGAGCAAAAAAGACTTAGGGCCCACTGTGTTGAGGGTTGCCCATGGAACTTATATGCATCATTTGATAGCAGGTCCAAGTCAATGATGGTGAAGACATATCTTGGGGAGCATAAATGTCAGAAGGAATGGGTGCTGAAAGGTGTACTGCTAAATGGCTATCTGAGAAGTACATTGAAACTTTTAGAGCAAATGATAAGATGA